The following are encoded in a window of Castanea sativa cultivar Marrone di Chiusa Pesio chromosome 5, ASM4071231v1 genomic DNA:
- the LOC142636972 gene encoding uncharacterized protein LOC142636972, giving the protein MKRAPSQPLFDIGDESECEVLELPEEREEEEGMARKFVIEECGDEIDGISEKFQCLALHKNQTAKRGEEFLLENQSLWRQEQKNRAAKLEKQLKVRWELEELIEEQLNRFHAHYCRAMVPTQLKDVAQLLMPKWPTQELVSLTWLGDWRPSAMLNLVRGLACSSLSSASYLSESDSMGNKQLLSQLIHEMRIEEAILDEEMAEIQATCILHIPFNQINNSSSGSALGCIHSEFKKIEHVITKAQNLRFKALELVVKKVLSQTDAAEFLVAFEGIQDVIHQFAANQRFQKGPVTVSAKVSKCT; this is encoded by the exons atgaaaagaGCGCCATCTCAACCCCTCTT TGATATTGGTGATGAGAGTGAATGTGAAGTGTTAGAATTACCcgaagaaagagaagaagaggaaggaatGGCAAGGAAATTCGTTATAGAAGAATGTGGTGATGAAATTGATGGCATATCAGAGAAATTCCAGTGCTTAGCCCTCCATAAGAATCAAACAGCCAAACGAG GTGAGGAGTTCCTCTTGGAGAACCAAAGTCTGTGGAGGCAAGAGCAGAAGAACAGAGCAGCAAAGCTAGAGAAGCAGCTCAAGGTGAGGTGGGAACTTGAGGAGCTAATTGAAGAACAACTTAATAGGTTCCATGCCCATTACTGCCGAGCCATGGTACCTACCCAGCTTAAAGATGTTGCTCAACTCCTCATGCCAAAATGGCCAACCCAGGAGTTGGTCTCCCTGACTTGGCTTGGCGATTGGCGGCCCTCAGCCATGCTGAACCTTGTCCGTGGCCTGGCCTGTTCATCATTATCATCGGCCTCCTACTTATCAGAATCAGACTCAATGGGAAATAAACAACTCCTATCCCAGCTTATACATGAGATGCGCATTGAGGAGGCAATACTCGATGAGGAAATGGCTGAGATTCAAGCTACGTGTATCCTACATATTCCCTTCAACCAAATTAACAACTCATCAAGTGGTTCTGCCTTGGGATGTATCCACTCTGAGTTCAAGAAGATCGAACATGTCATCACTAAGGCCCAAAACCTCAG GTTCAAGGCACTTGAGTTGGTGGTGAAGAAGGTGTTGAGCCAAACtgatgcagcagagttcctagTCGCATTTGAGGGAATTCAAGATGTAATTCATCAATTTGCAGCCAACCAAAGGTTTCAAAAGGGTCCAGTCACTGTGTCTGCCAAGGTGTCTAAATGTACTTGA
- the LOC142633354 gene encoding protein KINASE OF THE OUTER CHLOROPLAST MEMBRANE 1-like, which translates to MRQVAPESPCPSSYRSHTFWFLLPLLHLILPNLLQLLLKTANFKGSTWTFLFLFLYSTGTKMTEQIGTAKPAVFFEYELFEGDPDHLRTVKATPTQTDPWIDPSSLKLKHRIGRGPFGDVWLATHHQLGHDFEEHHEVAVKMLHPLKEGHSQNFLDKFEELFLKFRGLQCICWLHGISIINGQICIAMILHEGSVGDRMAWLKGGKLQLQDVLRYGIELAKGILGLHSIGTLVLNLKPSNFLLNKQDQLILGDFGIPYLLFGIPLSSSDMNLRLGTPNYMAPEQWEPEIRGPISVETDSWGFGCSILEMLTGVHPWFGKSTEEIYHSVVVKQEKPNIPSGLPFAVENVIYGCFEYDFRNRPLMTDIMHAFKSSLNALNSDGESLGSTSRKPTDRLSDGGFSAWYLSKDRLEVGDIVRSRKPFNACKSQTMDIPKGKVVGLEDDNDRERFVLVKVSGMHNPLRVQVSTIERVTSGLAIGDWVRLKEENDKHSSVGILHSVQRDGSTAVGFIGLENLWRGNSSELQKTEAYYVGQFVRLKANVLSPRFEWPRKNGDAWATGKVSQILPNGCLVASFPGRLVFGEESNIFLADPTEVEKVSFDTCPGVVQKYQHVEDFHWAVRPLAMAFSLFTAMKLGLFVGQNISARLKKCPRNLKRRDGNSQDGQTGGNAGWLPPPVANILFKEGVPNTAAR; encoded by the exons ATGAGACAGGTAGCACCAGAGTCCCCGTGTCCCTCTTCGTATCGATCCCATACTTTTTGGTTTCTCTTGCCACTTCTTCATCTCATTCTTCCTAATCTTCTTCAATTACTACTAAAAACAGCAAATTTCAAGGGCTCTACTTGGActttcctctttctctttctctactCAACTG GAACAAAAATGACAGAACAGATTGGAACAGCAAAGCCAGCAGTCTTTTTTGAGTATGAACTCTTTGAAGGAGATCCTGATCACCTCAGAACTGTCAAAGCTACACCAACTCAGACTGATCCATGGATTGATCCTTCCTCATTGAAACTTAAGCACAGGATTGGGCGGGGCCCCTTCGGTGATGTTTGGTTAGCAACTCATCATCAATTGGGTCATGATTTTGAGGAGCATCATGAAGTGGCTGTCAAAATGTTACATCCATTGAAGGAGGGTCATTCTCagaattttttggataagtttgaAGAGTTATTTCTTAAGTTCCGAGGACTCCAATGCATTTGCTGGTTGCATGGTATATCAATAATTAATGGACAG ATCTGCATTGCAATGATACTTCATGAAGGATCAGTCGGTGACCGAATGGCTTGGCTCAAGGGCGGGAAGCTTCAATTGCAAGatgttttaag GTATGGGATCGAGTTGGCAAAAGGAATTCTGGGTTTGCATTCGATTGGGACCCTGGTGCTAAACCTTAAGCCTTCTAACTTTCTGCTTAACAAACAAGACCAATTGATTCTTGGAGATTTTGGGATCCCTTATCTACTTTTTGGGATTCCATTGTCCAGTTCAGATATGAATCTAAGACTTGGAACTCCAAACTACATGGCTCCAGAACAGTGGGAACCAGAAATCAGAGGTCCTATATCCGTTGAGACAGACTCATGGGGTTTTGGATGTAGCATACTAGAAATGTTAACTGGTGTTCATCCCTGGTTTGGGAAGTCAACTGAGGAAATATATCACTCAGTTGTGGTCAAGcaagaaaaaccaaatattcCAAGTGGGTTGCCTTTTGCTGTTGAGAATGTTATCTATGGTTGCTTTGAATATGATTTCCGGAATCGGCCTTTAATGACAGATATCATGCATGCATTTAAAAG CTCACTGAATGCTCTTAACAGTGATGGTGAGTCTCTTGGTTCAACAAGTAGGAAACCTACTGATAGGTTAAGTGATGGTGGTTTTAGTGCATGGTATCTGTCAAAGGATCGTCTTGAAGTAGGTGACATAGTCCGTTCAAGAAAGCCATTCAATGCATGTAAATCACAAACCATGGATATTCCTAAAGGAAAGGTGGTAGGTTTGGAGGATGACAATGATAGAGAACGTTTTGTTCTAGTGAAGGTATCTGGCATGCACAACCCTCTAAGAGTACAGGTTTCAACAATTGAGAGGGTGACATCTGGCTTGGCAATAGGGGATTGGGTGCGTTTGAAAGAGGAAAACGACAAGCACTCCTCTGTGGGAATTCTTCACTCAGTACAGCGTGATGGGAGCACAGCAGTTGGATTCATAGGCCTAGAGAATCTCTGGAGAGGTAACTCATCTGAACTTCAAAAGACTGAAGCTTATTATGTTGGGCAGTTTGTGCGGCTGAAGGCAAATGTGTTAAGTCCCCGGTTTGAGTGGCCTCGTAAGAATGGAGATGCTTGGGCTACTGGGAAGGTCTCACAAATCCTTCCAAATGGCTGTCTTGTTGCAAGTTTCCCTGGGAGGTTGGTGTTTGGAGAAGAATCTAATATCTTCTTGGCAGACCCAACTGAAGTGGAAAAAGTTTCGTTTGATACTTGTCCAGGGGTGGTGCAGAAGTATCAGCATGTTGAGGATTTTCACTGGGCTGTGAGGCCACTTGCAATGgcatttagtttatttacaGCAATGAAGCTTGGCTTATTTGTTGGACAAAACATAAGTGCGAGGCTGAAGAAATGTCCAAGAAATTTGAAGCGGCGTGATGGGAATAGTCAGGATGGCCAGACTGGCGGAAATGCTGGTTGGCTTCCACCACCAGTTGCAAATATTCTCTTTAAAGAAGGTGTTCCCAATACTGCTGCTCGGTAA